One window of Arcobacter cloacae genomic DNA carries:
- a CDS encoding response regulator transcription factor, protein MAKIKILIVEDESIIALNLKETLIDLGYEPCGVAPNKCKTMKILENGVVPDLILMDIYLKGPTTGIELAKELKISMPQIPVVFLTANSEIATIKKASETFAYGYILKPYKKSNLHAAIEIALSKAKEDNEKNLKLNAIENVNKTLIHQLELNNEQKSRTIQLKYGYLYDKEKEILYYGDEPVKLTTKELKIIKYLCESPGHNVSQEQLEYAIWQDEPAGYAAFRSVLFRLRNKVHKDLISNQNNTGYKIELF, encoded by the coding sequence ATGGCTAAAATCAAAATTTTAATAGTAGAAGATGAATCAATAATTGCTCTTAATTTAAAAGAGACTTTAATTGACTTAGGATATGAACCTTGTGGAGTAGCTCCTAATAAATGTAAAACAATGAAGATATTAGAAAATGGAGTAGTTCCTGATTTAATTTTAATGGATATTTATCTAAAAGGTCCTACAACAGGAATTGAACTTGCTAAAGAACTTAAAATATCTATGCCTCAAATCCCCGTGGTTTTTTTAACAGCAAACTCTGAAATTGCAACGATAAAAAAAGCTTCAGAGACTTTTGCTTATGGTTATATTTTGAAACCTTACAAGAAATCAAATCTTCATGCTGCAATAGAAATTGCCCTTAGTAAAGCAAAAGAAGATAATGAAAAAAATCTAAAATTAAATGCTATTGAAAATGTAAACAAAACTCTAATTCATCAATTAGAATTAAACAATGAACAAAAATCAAGAACCATTCAATTAAAGTATGGTTATTTATATGACAAAGAGAAAGAGATTTTATATTATGGAGATGAACCTGTAAAACTTACAACAAAAGAGCTAAAAATTATAAAATATCTTTGTGAAAGTCCAGGACATAATGTATCTCAAGAACAACTAGAATATGCAATTTGGCAAGATGAACCAGCTGGTTATGCTGCATTTAGATCAGTTTTATTTAGACTTAGAAATAAAGTTCATAAAGATTTAATAAGTAATCAAAATAATACAGGTTATAAAATAGAACTTTTTTAA
- a CDS encoding SDR family NAD(P)-dependent oxidoreductase: protein MDLKIANKIALITGSTQGIGFATAKKLCEEGVNVIINGRNEHKVNSAVMKLKAQFNNVKIIGITADLKDNEGCNKLISQIGHIDILINNLGIFEPKEFKDITEEEWLHMFNVNVMSGVRLAQHYLSRMIEQNWGRIIFISSESAIQIPKEMIHYGMTKTAQISVSRGIAELTRGTNVTSNAIIVGPSKSEGVVQFMEDFAKQNNQSFKEIEKEFFKNIRPSSLIQRFAEVEEDANMIVYTASSLSSATNGAILRVDGGVVQSAF from the coding sequence ATGGATTTAAAAATTGCAAATAAAATAGCATTAATTACAGGTTCAACTCAAGGTATTGGTTTTGCAACAGCCAAAAAACTTTGTGAAGAAGGTGTTAATGTAATAATCAATGGAAGAAATGAACACAAAGTTAATAGTGCTGTTATGAAACTAAAAGCCCAATTTAACAATGTAAAAATAATAGGTATAACAGCTGATTTAAAAGATAACGAGGGTTGTAATAAATTAATTTCTCAAATTGGACATATTGATATTTTAATAAATAATTTAGGAATTTTTGAACCTAAAGAGTTTAAAGATATCACCGAAGAAGAATGGCTTCATATGTTCAATGTAAATGTAATGAGTGGAGTAAGACTTGCTCAACACTACTTATCAAGAATGATTGAACAAAACTGGGGAAGAATAATCTTTATTTCTAGTGAATCTGCTATCCAAATACCAAAAGAGATGATTCATTATGGCATGACAAAAACTGCTCAAATCTCTGTTTCAAGAGGAATTGCTGAACTAACACGTGGAACAAACGTAACTTCAAATGCAATTATTGTGGGTCCTAGTAAATCTGAAGGTGTAGTTCAATTTATGGAAGATTTTGCTAAACAAAATAATCAAAGTTTTAAAGAGATTGAAAAAGAGTTTTTTAAAAATATCCGCCCTAGTTCTTTAATTCAAAGATTTGCAGAAGTTGAAGAAGATGCAAATATGATTGTCTATACAGCAAGTAGCTTATCTAGTGCAACTAATGGCGCAATTTTAAGGGTAGATGGTGGAGTCGTTCAATCTGCATTTTAG
- the leuB gene encoding 3-isopropylmalate dehydrogenase: MKNYNISIIKGDGIGPEIVDEAIKVLNAVAKKCDFSLNYKEYLMGGIAIDTTGVPLPAETVVGVLNSDACLFGAIGGEKWDTLPRELRPETGLLKFREEMGVYANLRPAIIYDELVNASTLKPEVIKGVDIMIVRELIGGIYFGKPRENDGFKAFNTMVYTKPEIVRIGKTAFELARKRDKRVCSVDKANVLEVSQLWRDTMNELSKNYPDVELSHMYVDNAAMQLVRNPKQFDVIVTGNIFGDILSDTASMVVGSIGLLPSASTGDKTAIYEPIHGSAPDIAGMGIANPLATIVSAAMMLRYSLNEDKAADMIEEAIKTVLKDGYRTKDLAAFDAKEVLNTTAMGNIIVKYIEK, from the coding sequence ATGAAAAACTATAATATATCAATAATCAAAGGTGATGGGATAGGTCCAGAAATCGTAGATGAAGCAATAAAAGTATTAAATGCTGTTGCAAAAAAATGTGATTTTTCTTTAAATTATAAAGAATACCTAATGGGTGGTATTGCTATTGATACTACTGGTGTTCCACTTCCTGCTGAAACAGTTGTTGGTGTTTTAAACTCTGATGCTTGTTTGTTTGGTGCTATTGGTGGAGAAAAATGGGATACACTACCAAGAGAATTAAGACCTGAAACAGGATTACTAAAATTTAGAGAAGAGATGGGTGTATATGCAAATTTAAGACCTGCAATTATCTATGATGAATTAGTTAATGCCTCTACTTTAAAACCTGAAGTAATTAAAGGTGTTGATATTATGATTGTAAGAGAGTTAATTGGTGGAATTTACTTTGGAAAACCAAGAGAGAATGATGGATTTAAAGCATTTAATACAATGGTTTATACAAAACCAGAAATTGTAAGAATTGGTAAAACAGCATTTGAACTTGCAAGAAAAAGAGATAAAAGAGTTTGCTCTGTTGATAAAGCAAATGTTTTAGAAGTATCTCAACTTTGGAGAGATACAATGAATGAATTAAGTAAAAATTACCCAGATGTTGAATTAAGTCATATGTATGTAGATAACGCAGCAATGCAACTTGTAAGAAACCCAAAACAATTTGATGTAATTGTAACAGGAAATATTTTTGGAGATATTTTATCTGATACAGCTTCTATGGTTGTTGGTTCAATTGGATTACTTCCAAGTGCATCAACAGGAGATAAAACAGCTATTTATGAACCAATACATGGAAGTGCACCAGATATAGCAGGAATGGGGATAGCAAATCCACTAGCAACAATAGTAAGCGCAGCAATGATGCTAAGATATTCTTTAAATGAAGATAAAGCAGCAGATATGATAGAAGAAGCAATAAAAACAGTATTAAAAGATGGATATAGAACAAAAGATTTAGCAGCATTTGATGCAAAAGAAGTTTTGAATACAACTGCTATGGGTAATATCATCGTAAAATATATTGAAAAATAA